In Terriglobales bacterium, one genomic interval encodes:
- a CDS encoding class I SAM-dependent methyltransferase produces MTPLRENRANFTRSDASAVKNTDWKPDDVRDQYSNANSHSDLYRYLTQWADFSSYLNIGYSKPRQKHDSPAAHERLIDRVATGLLKLRATGKYRDDSRLLDIASGRGGPAIYAHQKYGLEVLGVDFTPYNVRRATRNSKEKTTWPKVRFLAGNADALPIRSKSFSIAWSIESPAHFRNKPAFLREAARVLKPGGAFAFADLLVSDWRANKSAKSRRIYDEFLRAWDVPNLQTFKSYQAEIAKAGFKLCETEIATKYNLDIFERYCRPFLFLTGIPPVFAGYQQFVKWRTGAGLNNVHEHVLKSFDALRLGMIDYGIFWARRS; encoded by the coding sequence ATGACACCTTTGCGAGAGAATCGGGCCAACTTCACGCGCTCAGATGCCTCGGCCGTAAAAAACACTGACTGGAAACCCGACGATGTTCGCGATCAATACAGCAACGCGAATTCGCACTCCGATCTATATCGCTACCTGACTCAATGGGCTGACTTCAGCTCCTACCTCAACATCGGATACTCAAAGCCGAGGCAGAAGCATGACTCTCCCGCCGCCCACGAACGACTAATCGATCGAGTGGCAACGGGTCTGCTCAAACTTCGGGCAACTGGCAAATATCGCGACGACTCGAGATTGCTGGACATAGCGTCCGGCCGCGGCGGGCCGGCTATTTACGCGCACCAAAAGTACGGCCTTGAGGTCTTGGGGGTCGACTTCACGCCTTACAATGTTCGTCGCGCGACTCGCAACAGTAAGGAGAAGACGACATGGCCGAAAGTCCGGTTCCTTGCGGGTAACGCCGATGCCTTGCCTATCAGGAGCAAATCGTTTTCGATCGCATGGTCAATCGAATCTCCGGCGCACTTTAGGAACAAACCTGCTTTCTTGAGGGAGGCCGCGCGCGTGCTCAAACCGGGGGGAGCCTTTGCATTTGCCGATCTACTCGTCTCGGACTGGCGCGCAAATAAATCCGCCAAGAGTCGCCGCATCTACGACGAGTTTCTGCGGGCATGGGACGTGCCCAACCTGCAGACCTTCAAGAGTTATCAAGCAGAGATTGCTAAGGCGGGGTTCAAGCTTTGCGAGACGGAAATCGCCACGAAATATAACCTGGACATCTTCGAACGATACTGCAGGCCCTTCCTGTTTCTAACCGGTATACCTCCTGTGTTCGCGGGGTACCAGCAATTCGTCAAATGGCGCACGGGCGCTGGCCTGAACAACGTTCATGAACACGTGCTCAAGTCGTTCGATGCCCTAAGACTCGGCATGATCGACTACGGAATCTTCTGGGCGCGTCGGTCTTGA